A stretch of Arachis hypogaea cultivar Tifrunner chromosome 15, arahy.Tifrunner.gnm2.J5K5, whole genome shotgun sequence DNA encodes these proteins:
- the LOC112751446 gene encoding uncharacterized protein, with product MSNVEDNKEQRQMDVNASNESSNMPSSQKQEEAIKKKYGGMMPKKPPLISKDHERAYFDSADWALGKQGGEKPKGPLEALRPKLQPTQQQTRYRKSPYAPEGEEGGSVPPEDSPSNE from the exons ATGTCAAACGTAGAGGATAACAAAGAACAACGACAAATGGATGTCAACGCATCTAATGAGTCGAGTAACATGCCGTCATCCCAGAAGCAG GAGGAAGCtataaagaaaaaatatggaGGAATGATGCCCAAAAAGCCACCTCTCATATCTAAG GACCATGAGCGCGCTTACTTTGATTCCGCTGATTGGGCACTTGGAAAG CAAGGTGGCGAGAAGCCTAAGGGACCACTTGAAGCACTTAGACCTAAACTACAG CCAACACAACAACAAACACGCTACCGGAAATCTCCTTATGCTCCTGAAGGAGAAG AAGGGGGAAGCGTTCCACCAGAGGATTCTCCATCCAACGAGTAA